The Pantoea sp. At-9b genome includes a window with the following:
- a CDS encoding DUF1073 domain-containing protein — translation MSELKPGENFLVNALAATVGRLRSLYAGVNGNTKRTKLWDEFGYPDQIGFDQYYRAYERNAVAHAAVHKLLDSCWIDNPTIIDGDEAKESTKTTPWEAQVTKLLKKHWPKIKDADRRNLIGRYSAILIQFRDGQEWSQPVDRNAVRKLKDKAIVKLIPAWESQVKPGNFDTDTMSETYGQPISYNFNEQPVGDDGTYGVVRGVTVHPERIIILSEGSEDENMLSGVPFLRAGYNKLLDLEKISGGSSEGFLKNASRQLGIAFDANTDMQAIASQAVKAGYADIGEAMNEKMLKLNRGTDSALVTQSGTTSVLSVAAADPEPTWTVTANEFAASIQCPFTIQFGQQTGRLASDEDKTDWAKRCNGRRWGFMTAVITTLIERFWITGIIDPPKSGEITLAWSDLLAPSEKEKIANMNAMADVAVKTTNAFGRSAISPNEVRAQGELEPDPELENTDDDEPPAKRADPLGGNDDKPEAKESGDSTVTS, via the coding sequence GTGAGTGAATTAAAACCGGGGGAAAACTTCCTCGTAAACGCGCTGGCCGCTACCGTGGGGCGTCTGCGCTCCCTCTATGCCGGGGTGAATGGCAACACGAAGCGAACCAAGCTTTGGGATGAGTTCGGCTACCCCGATCAGATTGGCTTTGACCAGTACTATCGGGCTTATGAGCGTAATGCTGTGGCTCACGCAGCAGTACACAAACTGCTTGATAGTTGCTGGATTGATAATCCGACCATTATCGATGGTGATGAGGCGAAGGAATCGACGAAAACTACGCCATGGGAGGCGCAGGTAACCAAGTTACTGAAGAAGCACTGGCCGAAAATCAAAGATGCCGATCGCCGCAACCTGATTGGCCGCTATTCGGCAATTCTCATTCAGTTCCGTGACGGGCAAGAGTGGAGCCAGCCGGTTGACCGTAATGCTGTAAGAAAACTCAAAGACAAAGCGATTGTGAAGTTGATCCCGGCATGGGAATCACAGGTAAAGCCTGGCAATTTCGACACAGACACAATGTCGGAAACTTATGGGCAACCGATCAGCTACAACTTCAACGAGCAACCCGTTGGCGACGACGGAACGTATGGTGTAGTGCGCGGTGTCACGGTGCATCCCGAACGAATAATCATCCTGAGTGAAGGCTCTGAAGATGAAAATATGCTGTCTGGGGTGCCTTTCCTGCGTGCCGGGTACAACAAGTTGCTCGACCTTGAGAAGATTTCCGGCGGTAGCTCCGAAGGCTTCCTGAAGAATGCCAGTCGCCAACTCGGTATTGCATTTGATGCGAATACGGATATGCAAGCCATCGCTTCTCAGGCGGTAAAAGCCGGTTACGCTGACATTGGCGAGGCCATGAATGAGAAAATGCTAAAACTCAATCGTGGTACTGATTCGGCGCTTGTTACGCAGTCCGGTACAACGTCAGTGTTATCTGTGGCTGCTGCCGATCCTGAACCTACATGGACAGTTACAGCGAATGAGTTTGCTGCATCAATTCAGTGTCCATTCACCATTCAGTTCGGTCAGCAAACGGGCAGACTTGCATCTGATGAAGATAAAACGGACTGGGCGAAGCGCTGCAATGGGCGGCGTTGGGGTTTTATGACAGCAGTGATTACCACGCTCATTGAGCGGTTCTGGATCACGGGAATAATTGACCCACCAAAGTCCGGGGAAATTACACTGGCATGGTCTGACTTACTCGCGCCAAGCGAGAAAGAGAAGATAGCCAACATGAATGCAATGGCTGACGTGGCTGTGAAAACGACCAATGCATTTGGTCGCTCTGCTATCAGTCCTAATGAGGTTCGTGCTCAGGGAGAACTGGAGCCGGATCCAGAACTGGAAAACACCGATGACGACGAACCTCCAGCCAAGCGCGCCGATCCTCTCGGTGGAAACGATGATAAACCGGAAGCCAAAGAGTCCGGTGATTCCACGGTCACGAGTTGA